Proteins from one Rhizoctonia solani chromosome 5, complete sequence genomic window:
- a CDS encoding Zinc-binding dehydrogenase: MTSWQSFFEKFPITKDSTVLILSSGVSVFGPQLAKASGARAIVLSSSKGEEARYKALVMDEVINYREVPEWKKQVIKPTGVKGAKQMLTVGGQSALMQYLNSAKHEGFVYVIKVVEQGGLGGGTIRDAVLKPFLEEITASQALWPVIIFCLNDRSAQMSGVLVGGERLGQFMTEQKIKPAIDRVFS, from the exons atgacctcatggcaatCATTCTTTGAGAAATTTCCCATTACTAAGGACTCAACCGTACTGATACTCAGTAGCGGAGTCTCCGTTTTTGGTCCGCAGCTTGCAAAAGCCTCAGGGGCGCGAGCCATTGTCCTGAGTTCAAGCAAAGGAGAAGAAGCCAGGTATAAGGCTCTGGTAATGGATGAGGTCATTAACTATCGGGAGGTTCCTGAATGGAAGAAACAAGTGATAAAGCCGACGGGAGTTAAAGGAGCCAAGCAAATGCTCACAGTCG GTGGGCAAAGTGCGCTTATGCAATATCTGAACTCCGCCAAGCATGAAGGCTTCGTGTATGTGATTAAGGTCGTCGAACAGGGTGGCCTAGGAGGCGGAACGATCCGGGATGCAGTGCTGAAACCGTTTTTGGAAGAAATAACGGCAAGTCAAGCTCTGTGGCCAGTCATTATCTTCTGCCTAAATGATCGTTCCGCTCAGATGTCTGGAGTATTGGTAGGAGGCGAGCGGTTGGGCCAGTTCATGACGGAACAGAAGATCAAGCCAGCCATTGACCGAGTGTTTAGTTGA